TGTTTTCATAGTTGTAGGTTTTAGTAATGTTTATAAATGTTAATTACTTTTTAATAATTTTCCCTTTGTACGAAGGATCGCTGTATTTATCACATCTCCTTCTGTATCAGTACAGTTGGAGTGAATGGTTTGGAAATTTTCTATGTCTGCCTGAGTTGAAAACTCAATGCCATCAGGCTGGCAGGCGTGCCCGCCAAATGCTGGCTGTGACTTTGGCAGGCGGGGTGGCGAAAATGCCATAGCTTGAATGGATATCGCCAATACGATTGATAAGGTTAGATTTTTCATGATAACAGTGTTTTAGGTTAAGCGACAAAACTAAGCCACGCGAATACTAACCGCTATCACTATTGTAACAATTGATATCAATCTGGTAACATGGAGGAAAAAGGCTACTATTTTGCGTATTCTAAAGGGGTTTCTCCAAAGTGTTCCTTGAAGCAGGCTGAGAAATAGGAAGGGCTGCTAAATCCTGTATCATAAGCAATTTCGGCAACAGTGGCACTTTTCGATTTAAGCAAAACAGCGGCTTTGTTCAGCCGGATTATTTTGATGAACTCCGTTGCGGATTGATCTGTGATTGCCTTTAATTTTCGATGCAGTTGCATTCTGCTCAGACCCATCTGACCGCTAAATGACGAAACGCCGAACTCACTATCCGACATTCCTTTTTCGGCCACTTCGTATGCTTTTATCAAAAATTGCTCATCCATGGAAGTAATTCCGCTATCTTTTAAGTCGGTCAGTTTTGGGGAAACTGAATAGGATAATTTCTTGCCAAAGACTTCGCGGAGCCTTTTTCTTTGTTTGATCAGGTTGTTAATCCTGACAAGCAATTCATCGGCATCAAAGGGCTTGGTGAGGAAATCGTCAGCCCCGGTCTCAAGCCCTTCCATTTTACTTTCTTTGGATACTTTTGCCGTTAAAAGTATAATCGGGATGTGACTTGTCCTTTCATCGGTTTTTAGTTGGAGGGTCATTTCGTTGCCATCTAATTCGGGCATCATCAGGTCGCTTACAATAAGGTCTGGAATACGTTCGATGGCTTTTTCTGCGCCTTCTTTTCCATTTGTAGCTTCCATAATATTATATGAACCAACAAGGTGGCTTTTAATGTACGACCGCATATCTTCATTGTCCTCTACAATCAAAAGCAATGGCAGGTTGCTGTTCTCAATCACTTCTGTTTTTATTTCCGTTTTGATTTCTACATCCTGTGAGAATAGATAATCATCGTTCAATAAATCATCATCCGTTTCCGAAATCTTCTTGCCGGCGTCTGAATTGGAGACCTTACGGAGATAGATTTCATCTTCTGTAAGATGGTCTTTGCCCAACGGAAAGAAAACAGTGAAAGTCGTTCCCACTCCGGCTTCACTATCCACTGTTATTGTTCCATGGTGTAATTCAACAAGTTCTTTGGTGAGGGCCAGTCCGATGCCGGTTCCGAGATAGGTTTTCATTTGTTGTTCATCCACCTGGTAAAAACGGTCGAAAACATGGGGCAGCTTTTCTTTTCGGATACCAATGCCAGTGTCGGAGAAGGTGATTTGAACCCCCCGAACCCCTTTTGGTAAATTGGGAGTGCCGTGGGTCTCCCCCCTCAAGGAGGGATTAAGGAGGGTAATGCTAACTTTAATCTTCCCCCCTTTTTCAGTAAATTTAAAAGCATTCGACAGCAGGTTATTGACTACCTTTTCAAATTTGATCGAATCAATGTAAACAATGTGCTCCTCCGCATCGCTTTCAAACTCAAGTTTGATACCTTTGTCCTCAGCCATTGAATGAAAAGATTGTAAAAACAAGCTGGTTAATTTTACAATATTTTCAGGGCGGGCTTTTAATTTCATCTTTCCCGATTCCAGCTTGGAAAGGCTCAACAACTGGTTGATCAGGGTTTGCAACCTTCGGGCATTTCGCCTTACCAGATTAATTTCCTGTTTTTGTTCTTCATTGTTTAGCGTACCAATGAACCTATCCAGGGGTCCCAGTATCAATGTTAGGGGTGTTCGGAATTCGTGGGAAATATTCGAGAAGAATTTATTTTTTTCTATATCCAGCTCTGCCAGGTTCTCAGCATTTTGGTGCTCCAGTTCCAATTCCTGTCGTAAGTATAGTTTTCTTAATTCGTTTCGACGAACCAGGTATAACAAGCCTGCGAATGCCAAAGCATAAATCAAATAGGCCCACCATGTTTTCCAAAATGGCGATAAAATCAGCAATTCCAGGCTGGCTCCTTCTTCATTCCAGTAGCCATCGTTGTTGCTGCCTTTTACCCTGAAAGTGTAATTCCCCGGACTAAGGTTTGTGTAATAGGCAGTCCGCCTGCCTCCAACATACTCCCAGTCTTCATCATAGCCTTCGAGCATATAGGCATATTGGTTCTTCCCCGAATTAATGTAATTGAGGGCAACGAAATCAAAGCTAAAATCATTTTCGTTGTATCGTAATTCAATATCCTCCAACTCGTAAAGTGGTTTATCAAAATACTTTGGTTCTCCCGCAACTGACAATGAAGTGATGTAAACCGGAGGTAAAATTTTGTTTTCTTTAATACTGTCCGGATGAAAAACGTTAAACCCATCCCTGCTGCCAAAACACAACCAGCCATCAGCATCTTTGTATGAACTTCTGTTTATGAATTCAAGACTGACCAATCCATCACCCATATCAAAGTTCCGGATAGAATAATCATGTGGATCAACCCTTGATAGACCCTGGTTTGATGATGCCCAGACAACTCCGCGGTCATCAATCTCAATGGCATTAATCGTATTGCTTGGTAGCCCATCATTTTTAGTAAGTTCGGTAAAGGTCATATTTTTTCGGTTCAATTTTAATATGCCTCCTTGAGAAGAGGAAAACCAAAGATTTGTAGAATCATCCTCTTCTATACCCCAAATTACGGATCGATCTGTACCACTTTTATCGAGAGCATCCGGTAAATAATGGACAAAGCTGGTATCCTTTCTGTTTAATCTTTCAAGATAATCCCCCCCAAACCAGAGTTCGCCATAAGAATCCTCAAAAATTACCCGGATATCATGATTCAAAATACTGGTGCTATCATTGTCATCAGGGTAAAAGCGTATAAATTTACCTGTTTCTCTATCCATTATGTTCAATCCATTTCTTGTTCCTATCCATAATGTGCCATGGCTATCTTCAACAACGCTCTCGATAATATTTTGGCTTATGGTTGCACTATCATCCAGATCATGTTGAAAACGTGTAAAACTGTTGGTGTTGTAATCATAGTGGTTCAAACCAGCCCAGGTCCCAAACCATAGGTTTTGATCGTGATCTTCATACATAGCACTTATCCTGTTTCCACTTATACTTTTAGGATCATCAGCATCATATCCGAAATGTTCAAGATTTTCATAAATTTTATGGTTATTCGTTTTTGACCTGTTCAATCCACCGCCATGCGCATCGCCAATCCAAAAGTTGCCTTTGCTATCTGAAAGGAACGTAGATATCCCTTTACCAGAAAGATTATTATTGACATTGGTCTTTTTTTGTATTTTCCTAAAAGCGTTCGAAAACTGGTTTATCCTGTTAACTCCACTGTTTGGCACAATTATCCACGTTTGGCCAGATCGGTCATCCAGTATTTGTTTTACATAACTATCACCTATACTGCTTAGGTTTTCCGGAGCGTTAAGGTAGTGATGCAAAACCTTTGTTGAGGGATTGTACCTGAAAAATCCATCAGTGCAGGGAAAGTTTAAATTACCGTTATTATCTTCATAAATATCGCTTAAAAAAATGTACCTGTCAT
This is a stretch of genomic DNA from Bacteroidales bacterium. It encodes these proteins:
- a CDS encoding two-component regulator propeller domain-containing protein, coding for MIAHHKHINQLTLPRQNCIRNRNIRETVKSLFLIFSFLTISFCTSYSYAQFTYELDKTTRFEKMGAEEGLTSGYVYCMHQDKYGFFWIGTQYGLNLYDGYEFKVFTADPKNPESLLNSWILDILEEPNGTMWFGTYLGISKYNRANQTFINYLPDTLSFKGDHNSIKMILQDGNYLWIDVYGLGLFRFNKETERFRSFSKDTLNPSKGIYGSTTDYIFIDASGVVWVCSSETGGDFTLNRFNKKSATFSHFKNDPANPKSFVGKEVRSMVEDNEGTIWIATLGGGLLEIIDKEKGKFRQYLHDENNKNSIINNYLYKVFKDSNGNIWIAGVKGFSLLNKKTRQFTNYHVPKRSDFHDRYIFLSDIYEDNNGNLNFPCTDGFFRYNPSTKVLHHYLNAPENLSSIGDSYVKQILDDRSGQTWIIVPNSGVNRINQFSNAFRKIQKKTNVNNNLSGKGISTFLSDSKGNFWIGDAHGGGLNRSKTNNHKIYENLEHFGYDADDPKSISGNRISAMYEDHDQNLWFGTWAGLNHYDYNTNSFTRFQHDLDDSATISQNIIESVVEDSHGTLWIGTRNGLNIMDRETGKFIRFYPDDNDSTSILNHDIRVIFEDSYGELWFGGDYLERLNRKDTSFVHYLPDALDKSGTDRSVIWGIEEDDSTNLWFSSSQGGILKLNRKNMTFTELTKNDGLPSNTINAIEIDDRGVVWASSNQGLSRVDPHDYSIRNFDMGDGLVSLEFINRSSYKDADGWLCFGSRDGFNVFHPDSIKENKILPPVYITSLSVAGEPKYFDKPLYELEDIELRYNENDFSFDFVALNYINSGKNQYAYMLEGYDEDWEYVGGRRTAYYTNLSPGNYTFRVKGSNNDGYWNEEGASLELLILSPFWKTWWAYLIYALAFAGLLYLVRRNELRKLYLRQELELEHQNAENLAELDIEKNKFFSNISHEFRTPLTLILGPLDRFIGTLNNEEQKQEINLVRRNARRLQTLINQLLSLSKLESGKMKLKARPENIVKLTSLFLQSFHSMAEDKGIKLEFESDAEEHIVYIDSIKFEKVVNNLLSNAFKFTEKGGKIKVSITLLNPSLRGETHGTPNLPKGVRGVQITFSDTGIGIRKEKLPHVFDRFYQVDEQQMKTYLGTGIGLALTKELVELHHGTITVDSEAGVGTTFTVFFPLGKDHLTEDEIYLRKVSNSDAGKKISETDDDLLNDDYLFSQDVEIKTEIKTEVIENSNLPLLLIVEDNEDMRSYIKSHLVGSYNIMEATNGKEGAEKAIERIPDLIVSDLMMPELDGNEMTLQLKTDERTSHIPIILLTAKVSKESKMEGLETGADDFLTKPFDADELLVRINNLIKQRKRLREVFGKKLSYSVSPKLTDLKDSGITSMDEQFLIKAYEVAEKGMSDSEFGVSSFSGQMGLSRMQLHRKLKAITDQSATEFIKIIRLNKAAVLLKSKSATVAEIAYDTGFSSPSYFSACFKEHFGETPLEYAK